A genomic stretch from Malus domestica chromosome 15, GDT2T_hap1 includes:
- the LOC103425297 gene encoding aspartate carbamoyltransferase 2, chloroplastic isoform X1 yields MAASSSLFSSSSFQGVMSFQNTKLCASYSNFVYKQPMHLKRSSQNNGTVSCRALEVDKSSSSYSVGKKFQVTDVIEAQQFDRDLLGAIFDVAREMEKIEKKSPGSQILKGYLMATLFYEPSTRTRLSFESAMRRLGGEVLTTENAREFSSAAKGETLEDTIRTVEGYSDIIVMRHFESGAAKRAAATAGIPVINAGDGPGQHPTQALLDVYTIEREIGKLDGIKVALVGDLANGRTVRSLAYLLARYNDVKIYFVSPDVVKMKNDIKDYLTSRNIQWEESADLMEVASKCDVVYQTRIQRERFGERIDLYEEARGKYIVDSRVLEVMQTHAVVMHPLPRLDEITVDVDGDSRAAYFRQAKNGLYIRMALLKLLLVGW; encoded by the exons ATGGCTGCTTCATCGTCACTATTTTCATCGTCTTCGTTCCAAGGGGTCATGTCGTTTCAGAACACAAAGTTATGCGCTAGTTATTCCAACTTTGTCTACAAACAACCAATGCACCTCAAGAGATCGTCACAAAATAATGGGACGGTTTCGTGCCGGGCATTGGAAGTTGACAAATCATCTTCCTCCTATTCGGTGGGGAAGAAATTTCAAGTTACTGATGTGATTGAGGCTCAGCAATTCGACAGAGATCTTCTCGGAGCGATATTTGATGTTGCACGAGAGATGGAGAAGATTGAGAAGAAGTCACCAGGAAGCCAAATTCTGAAAGGTTATCTTATGGCTACTCTCTTCTACGAGCCGTCCACGAGGACTAGGCTTTCCTTTGAGTCTGCAATGAGGCGGTTAGGGGGCGAGGTCTTGACAACTGAAAATGCAAGAGAGTTCTCTTCGGCAGCTAAAGGAGAAACCCTTGAAG ATACTATAAGAACTGTTGAGGGTTACTCGGATATAATTGTGATGCGGCACTTTGAGAGCGGTGCAGCCAAAAGAGCTGCTGCAACTGCTGGCATTCCTGTCATCAACGCAGGAGATGGTCCTGGACAACACCCAACTCAG GCTCTTTTAGATGTCTATACTATTGAAAGAGAGATAGGAAAACTGGATGGCATTAAAGTTGCACTTGTTGGAGATCTTGCTAACGGAAGGACAGTGCGCTCACTTGCATACTTGCTCGCCAGGTATAACGATGTGAAGATCTACTTTGTCTCTCCTGACGTGGTAAAGATGAAG AATGATATAAAAGATTATTTGACATCAAGGAACATCCAGTGGGAAGAAAGTGCGGACTTAATGGAAGTTGCTTCTAAGTGTGATGTTGTGTATCAAACTCGCATTCAGCGTGAACGATTTGGAGAGAGAATTGACCTCTATGAAGAAGCTCGAGGCAAATACATTGTGGATAGTCGTGTGTTAGAGGTGATGCAGACGCACGCTGTGGTCATGCACCCTCTGCCTAGACTTGACGAG ATTACCGTGGATGTTGATGGGGATTCACGAGCTGCCTATTTCAGACAAGCAAAGAACGGCCTATATATAAGGATGGCTCTCCTGAAACTCCTACTTGTAGGGTGGTGA
- the LOC103425297 gene encoding aspartate carbamoyltransferase 2, chloroplastic isoform X2, producing MAASSSLFSSSSFQGVMSFQIYKQPMHLKRSSQNNGTVSCRALEVDKSSSSYSVGKKFQVTDVIEAQQFDRDLLGAIFDVAREMEKIEKKSPGSQILKGYLMATLFYEPSTRTRLSFESAMRRLGGEVLTTENAREFSSAAKGETLEDTIRTVEGYSDIIVMRHFESGAAKRAAATAGIPVINAGDGPGQHPTQALLDVYTIEREIGKLDGIKVALVGDLANGRTVRSLAYLLARYNDVKIYFVSPDVVKMKNDIKDYLTSRNIQWEESADLMEVASKCDVVYQTRIQRERFGERIDLYEEARGKYIVDSRVLEVMQTHAVVMHPLPRLDEITVDVDGDSRAAYFRQAKNGLYIRMALLKLLLVGW from the exons ATGGCTGCTTCATCGTCACTATTTTCATCGTCTTCGTTCCAAGGGGTCATGTCGTTTCAGA TCTACAAACAACCAATGCACCTCAAGAGATCGTCACAAAATAATGGGACGGTTTCGTGCCGGGCATTGGAAGTTGACAAATCATCTTCCTCCTATTCGGTGGGGAAGAAATTTCAAGTTACTGATGTGATTGAGGCTCAGCAATTCGACAGAGATCTTCTCGGAGCGATATTTGATGTTGCACGAGAGATGGAGAAGATTGAGAAGAAGTCACCAGGAAGCCAAATTCTGAAAGGTTATCTTATGGCTACTCTCTTCTACGAGCCGTCCACGAGGACTAGGCTTTCCTTTGAGTCTGCAATGAGGCGGTTAGGGGGCGAGGTCTTGACAACTGAAAATGCAAGAGAGTTCTCTTCGGCAGCTAAAGGAGAAACCCTTGAAG ATACTATAAGAACTGTTGAGGGTTACTCGGATATAATTGTGATGCGGCACTTTGAGAGCGGTGCAGCCAAAAGAGCTGCTGCAACTGCTGGCATTCCTGTCATCAACGCAGGAGATGGTCCTGGACAACACCCAACTCAG GCTCTTTTAGATGTCTATACTATTGAAAGAGAGATAGGAAAACTGGATGGCATTAAAGTTGCACTTGTTGGAGATCTTGCTAACGGAAGGACAGTGCGCTCACTTGCATACTTGCTCGCCAGGTATAACGATGTGAAGATCTACTTTGTCTCTCCTGACGTGGTAAAGATGAAG AATGATATAAAAGATTATTTGACATCAAGGAACATCCAGTGGGAAGAAAGTGCGGACTTAATGGAAGTTGCTTCTAAGTGTGATGTTGTGTATCAAACTCGCATTCAGCGTGAACGATTTGGAGAGAGAATTGACCTCTATGAAGAAGCTCGAGGCAAATACATTGTGGATAGTCGTGTGTTAGAGGTGATGCAGACGCACGCTGTGGTCATGCACCCTCTGCCTAGACTTGACGAG ATTACCGTGGATGTTGATGGGGATTCACGAGCTGCCTATTTCAGACAAGCAAAGAACGGCCTATATATAAGGATGGCTCTCCTGAAACTCCTACTTGTAGGGTGGTGA
- the LOC103416663 gene encoding 11-beta-hydroxysteroid dehydrogenase B, with protein sequence MDLFNSVLNWVVPPASLVMLAFAWPALTFVTGCEWLYNLFNSEIVEDKVVIITGASSGIGEQIAYEYAKRRANLVLVARRQNRLRVISENARRMGAKHVMNIAADVVKEEECRRFISETISFYGRVDHLVNTVSLGHTFYFEEVTDTSVFPQLLDINFWGNVYPTYVALPYLRQTNGRIIVNASVESWLPLPRMSLYAAAKAALVNFYETLRLEVNHEVGITIATHGWIGSEMTGGKFMLEEGAEMQWKEEREVHVTGGSVEDFARLIVAGACRGDSYVKYPSWYDIFLLYRVFAPKVLNWTFRLILPTQGGRRTSLVGTGRPLLEGTPPRRLIGPNTVSQQSPPRQIKME encoded by the exons ATGGATTTGTTTAACTCGGTGTTGAATTGGGTGGTGCCACCGGCAAGTTTAGTGATGCTGGCGTTTGCTTGGCCAGCGTTGACCTTCGTCACTGGTTGTGAGTGGCTTTACAATTTGTTCAACAGTGAAATTGTCGAAGATAAGGTTGTTATAATTACAGGAGCTTCTTCTGGCATAGGAGAG CAAATTGCATATGAATATGCGAAGAGAAGAGCAAATCTTGTACTAGTGGCACGAAGACAGAACAGACTGCGAGTGATCAGTGAGAATGCAAGGCGTATGGGTGCAAAGCATGTCATGAATATAGCCGCCGACGTTGTCAAGGAAGAGGAATGTAGGCGTTTCATCAGTGAAACGATAAGCTTCTATGGCCGAG TGGATCACCTTGTAAATACAGTAAGTCTAGGACATACATTCTACTTCGAGGAAGTTACAGACACGTCTGTCTTTCCCCAATTGTtg GATATAAATTTCTGGGGGAATGTTTATCCAACATATGTTGCTCTTCCTTACCTACGTCAAACTAATGGAAGGATCATTGTCAATGCATCAGTTGAGAGCTGGTTACCTCTGCCGAGAATGAGTTTATATGCT GCGGCAAAGGCAGCTCTGGTTAACTTTTATGAGACCTTGAGATTAGAAGTAAACCATGAGGTAGGGATAACAATTGCAACTCACGGGTGGATTGGAAGTGAAATGACAGGAGGCAAGTTcatgctagaggagggggctgaAATGCAGTGGAAAGAAGAAAGGGAG GTACATGTGACCGGTGGGTCTGTGGAGGATTTTGCAAGGTTGATTGTAGCTGGGGCTTGTCGAGGAGATTCATACGTTAAGTATCCAAGTTGGTATGACATATTCCTGCTGTACAGGGTGTTTGCGCCTAAGGTCCTGAATTGGACATTCCGCCTCATTCTTCCAACGCAAGGTGGAAGGAGGACTTCCCTTGTGGGCACCGGAAG GCCTTTGTTGGAAGGCACTCCTCCAAGGAGACTTATTGGTCCCAACACAGTTTCCCAACAGAGTCCCCCGCGTCAGATAAAAATGGAATGA